A region from the Silene latifolia isolate original U9 population chromosome 7, ASM4854445v1, whole genome shotgun sequence genome encodes:
- the LOC141592937 gene encoding endonuclease 4-like, translating to MALLNVYSISVALVFFQLIPAILSWGEAGHYATCKIAQDYLTEAAKDAMKELLPKSANGELADVCSWPDLPEIRKGYPWSGELHYANAPNFACSFDYCRDCHNAANVKNRCVVGAVYNYTRQLESVYHHYGAYSKYNLTEALMFLAHFMGDLHQPLHLGYSEDLGGNRIIISWYNKTTNLHRVWDDEIIDTALERYYGSNLTNLIEAIKSNITDDRLISEIKSSEACHHSVCPNQYAEESISLACKYAYKDATNGTQLNDDYFHSRLPIVEKRLAQGGVRLAALLEEIFGAKTRMQMQKQVISAIY from the exons ATGGCTTTGCTGAATGTATACTCGATTTCTGTCGCGCTGGTGTTCTTCCAACTGATTCCTGCAATACTTAGTTGGGGAGAAGCAGGGCATTATGCTACTTGTAAAATTGCTCAG GATTATCTTACTGAAGCAGCCAAGGATGCTATGAAAGAACTATTACCAAAATCTGCAAATGGTGAACTAGCAGACGTTTGTTCATGGCCTGATTTGCCTGAGATTCGTAAAGGCTATCCATGGAGTGGTGAATTGCATTATGCTAACGCTCCTAACTTTGCGTGTAGTTTTGATTATTGTA GAGACTGTCACAATGCTGCAAATGTGAAAAATAGATGTGTAGTTGGAGCAGTTTATAATTATACACGACAACTCGAGTCTGTATACCATCACTATGGAGCTTATTCCAAAT ATAACTTGACAGAGGCACTCATGTTCCTGGCGCACTTCATGGGCGATCTTCATCAG CCTTTACATCTTGGATATTCCGAAGACTTAGGTGGAAACCGGATTATTATCAGCTGGTACAATAAGACGACCAATTTGCATCGT GTATGGGATGATGAAATCATTGACACAGCCTTGGAAAGATACTACGGTTCAAATTTGACGAACCTGATAGAAGCAATCAAGAGTAATATAACA GATGACCGATTAATAAGTGAGATCAAATCCTCGGAAGCATGTCACCATTCAGTTTGTCCTAATCA GTACGCAGAAGAGAGTATTTCTCTGGCCTGTAAATATGCATACAAGGATGCCACAAACGGAACCCAACTGAACG ATGACTATTTCCACTCCCGGCTTCCAATCGTGGAGAAAAGGCTAGCTCAAGGTGGAGTGCGGTTGGCAGCCCTTCTCGAAGAAATATTCGGAGCAAAAACCAGGATGCAGATGCAGAAGCAAGTTATATCTGCGATTTACTAG